The Pochonia chlamydosporia 170 chromosome 1, whole genome shotgun sequence genome window below encodes:
- a CDS encoding Pfs, NACHT and ankyrin domain-containing protein (similar to Metarhizium acridum CQMa 102 XP_007809590.1): MASENALDNPDSYTVAWIAALPIERAAAEAMLDEEHAAPTGFTRHQTDTNVYTWGRVGEHNIVIASLAAGDYGTTSAATTASSLLASLPSIRVGLFVGIGGGIARPDDDRDIRLGDIVVSQPDGTSGGVCQYDLIKAKSGDKRERKGFLGRPPTVLLNAIVKIQGVHERKDSKVPSFIQEMLEKHPKMGKRSKKNPGYAHQGLNNDRLFKASCDHVPGLDCRGCDTAGEVQRDPRDATEPEIHYGIIASGNTLVKDAAARDRIVADVGEDCICFEMEAAGLMNHFPCLVIRGICDYADSHKNDRWQRYASATAAAYAKELLAYVPATGSGEGFKVKLLSLFPVLLTDFMQPLMFSVTLAENLRQEPRGSPRSSRPTSDRDTKYPAP, encoded by the coding sequence ATGGCATCCGAAAACGCTCTGGACAACCCCGACTCCTACACAGTCGCCTGGATCGCTGCTCTTCCCATCGAGCGAGCCGCTGCAGAAGCGATGCTCGATGAGGAACATGCAGCTCCAACTGGTTTCACTagacaccagactgacaCGAACGTTTATACCTGGGGTCGCGTGGGAGAGCacaacatcgtcattgcCTCTCTTGCCGCTGGAGACTATGGAACTACATCGGCTGCGACCACGGCCTCGAGCCTGCTTGCCTCTCTGCCATCCATCCGTGTTGGCCTTTTTGTCGGCATAGGCGGCGGCATCGCTCGACCGGACGATGACCGCGATATCCGGCTTGGCGACATCGTCGTGAGCCAGCCCGATGGGACATCGGGCGGCGTCTGCCAGTACGACTTAATCAAAGCAAAGTCGGGTGACAAGCGTGAGCGCAAGGGCTTCCTCGGGCGGCCTCCGACGGTGCTCCTAAATGCAATTGTCAAAATCCAGGGCGTTCACGAGCGGAAAGACTCCAAGGTtcccagcttcatccaagagatgctggagaagcaCCCGAAGATGGGCAAGAGATCGAAAAAAAATCCTGGCTATGCTCACCAGGGCCTCAACAATGACCGCCTATTCAAAGCTTCATGCGACCACGTCCCCGGGCTGGACTGCCGTGGTTGTGATACGGCAGGCGAGGTTCAACGTGACCCTCGAGACGCTACTGAGCCCGAGATCCACTACGGGATCATCGCATCAGGCAACAcgcttgtcaaagacgcCGCTGCGCGCGATCGGATTGTTGCTGACGTCGGTGAGGATTGCAtctgctttgagatggaagcggcCGGCCTGATGAACCACTTTCCCTGCCTTGTGATCCGAGGGATCTGCGACTACGCCGATTCTCACAAGAACGATCGATGGCAAAGATACGCCTCAGCTACTGCCGCTGCGTATGCCAAGGAGCTCCTGGCGTACGTGCCGGCCACTGGCTCTGGAGAAGGTTTCAAAGTCAAGTTGTTGTCATTGTTTCCCGTTTTGCTCACTGACTTCATGCAGCCGTTGATGTTCTCTGTTACACTGGCTGAAAACCTACGCCAAGAACCACGTGGCAGCCCACGCAGCAGCCGCCCAACCTCTGACCGTGACACCAAATATCCAGCCCCATAA
- a CDS encoding flxA-like protein domain-containing protein — MSQPFKELLWVTNSQIQLKNVAANKKDPPTDCCVEFHKKGIHMLTVTSLNKVLGPASARAKIERVCERDGIPTPWKAGWVSHYSDPSKVEKDPARRRALKDAQADDLAGVSSSNAHSSGSIGDIRDQQIQDLESKVLDLTKTVSSLNKTVSVLADMFKEFMKPSVSAPAPK; from the coding sequence ATGTCTCAGCCGTTCAAGGAGCTACTCTGGGTCACGAATTCACAGATTCAACTCAAAAATGTGGCTGCAAACAAGAAGGATCCTCCCACAGACTGTTGCGTAGAGTTTCACAAGAAAGGAATTCATATGCTCACTGTGACCAGTCTGAACAAGGTCCTTGGACCGGCGAGTGCCAGGGCGAAAATTGAGAGGGTCTGTGAGCGAGACGGCATACCTACGCCGTGGAAGGCAGGATGGGTAAGCCACTACAGCGACCCGTCCAAGGTCGAAAAGGACCCCGCAAGACGCAGGGCTCTGAAGGACGCCCAAGCAGACGACTTAGCCGGGGTCAGTAGTTCAAATGCACATTCCAGTGGATCGATCGGTGACATTAGAGATCAACAAATTCAAGATTTGGAGTCGAAGGTGCTCGATCTGACTAAGACGGTAAGCAGCTTGAATAAAACAGTGAGCGTACTGGCAGACATGTTCAAGGAGTTTATGAAACCTTCAGTATCAGCTCCTGCACCAAAATAA